From Roseibium alexandrii DFL-11, the proteins below share one genomic window:
- the rpoC gene encoding DNA-directed RNA polymerase subunit beta', with translation MNHEVMNLFNQQAPAQTFDNIKISLASPEKILSWSFGEIKKPETINYRTFKPERDGLFCARIFGPIKDYECLCGKYKRMKYKGVICEKCGVEVTLSRVRRERMGHIELAAPVAHIWFLKSLPSRIGLLLDMTLKDLERVLYFENYVVLEPGLTPLKQHQLLSEEDYVAAQDEYGEDAFTAMIGAEAIREILMSMDLERESEKLRQEIAEATTELKPKKLAKRLKVIEAFMESGNRPEWMIMTVVPVIPPDLRPLVPLDGGRFATSDLNDLYRRVINRNNRLRRLMELRAPDIIIRNEKRMLQESVDALFDNGRRGRVITGANKRPLKSLSDMLKGKQGRFRQNLLGKRVDYSGRSVITVGPELKLHQCGLPKKMALELFKPFIYSRLDAKGFSSTVKQAKKLVEKERPEVWDILDEVIREHPVLLNRAPTLHRLGIQAFEPTLIEGKAIQLHPLVCSAFNADFDGDQMAVHVPLSLEAQLEARTLMMSTNNILHPANGGPIIVPSQDIVLGLYYLSIMAEKEPGEGMAFSDIGEIHHALANKVITLHTKIKGRFRSVDAEGNPISDIFETTPGRMLIAELLPKHHEVPFDVANKLMTKKDISKMIDTVYRACGQKETVIFCDRIMQLGFKNACNAGISFGMDDMVIPDTKQKLVGETASLATEYEQQYNDGLITQGEKYNKVVDAWAKCTDKIADEMMDRIKAVQIDEETGRQKPMNSVYMMSHSGARGSPQQMKQLAGMRGLMAKPDGSIIENPIISNFKEGLSVLEYFNSTHGARKGLADTALKTANSGYLTRRLVDVAQDSIILEPDCGSERGITVAPIVDAGNVIASLGMRVLGRTTAEDVHNNATGEIIVPKGHLIDEKDVDAIEAAKVQQIKIRSVLTCETETGVCATCYGRDLARGTPVNMGEAVGVIAAQSIGEPGTQLTMRTFHIGGTAQVVDSSFIESNVDGTIKIRNRSVQRDSEGNLIAMVRNMSIVVIDSDDNERAVHRVAYGSKLHVDEGDAVKRGQRIAEWDPYTRPMLAEVDGVVDFEDLVDGASVQETADEATGITKRVVIDWRSSQRGADLKPAVVIKDAKGSVAKNQRGSDARLMLSVDAVLSVQPGASVKAGDVLARIPLESAKTKDITGGLPRVAELFEARRPKDHAIIAEIDGTIRFGRDYKNKRRVIIDPAEEGAEPVEYLIPKGKHFHLQEGDAIEKGEYILDGNPAPHDILAVKGVEALAAYLVNEIQEVYRLQGVTINDKHIEVIVRQMLQKIEITDPGETEFFSGEQIDKLDFEEANRKAVDNARDPAKGVPVLLGITKASLQTRSFFSAASFQETTRVLTDAAVNGKTDPLVGLKENVIVGRLIPAGTGGVMKRIRKIASHRDDLIQEAQRAQSSESAAEGLLEDMTGAAE, from the coding sequence ATGAATCATGAGGTCATGAACCTGTTCAATCAGCAGGCTCCCGCACAGACCTTCGACAATATCAAGATCTCTCTGGCAAGCCCGGAGAAAATCTTGTCCTGGTCATTCGGTGAGATCAAAAAGCCGGAAACCATCAACTACCGGACGTTCAAGCCGGAGCGTGATGGTCTTTTCTGCGCGCGCATTTTTGGCCCGATCAAGGACTACGAATGTCTTTGCGGCAAATACAAGCGCATGAAATACAAAGGCGTAATATGTGAGAAATGTGGCGTTGAAGTCACGCTCTCCCGTGTACGCCGTGAACGCATGGGCCACATCGAGCTTGCAGCTCCGGTGGCACACATCTGGTTCCTGAAGTCCCTGCCGAGCCGCATTGGTTTGCTGCTCGACATGACGCTGAAGGATCTGGAGCGCGTTCTGTACTTCGAAAACTATGTCGTTCTGGAGCCGGGCCTGACCCCGCTCAAGCAGCACCAGCTTCTGTCTGAAGAAGACTACGTTGCTGCTCAGGACGAGTATGGCGAAGACGCCTTCACCGCGATGATCGGTGCAGAGGCGATCCGCGAGATCCTGATGTCGATGGATCTTGAGCGCGAGTCTGAAAAACTCCGCCAGGAAATTGCTGAAGCAACGACTGAGTTGAAGCCGAAGAAACTCGCCAAGCGCCTTAAGGTCATTGAAGCCTTCATGGAATCGGGCAACCGCCCGGAGTGGATGATCATGACCGTTGTTCCGGTCATCCCCCCGGATCTTCGTCCGCTCGTTCCGCTCGATGGTGGCCGGTTCGCAACGTCGGATCTCAATGATCTGTACCGCCGTGTGATCAATCGGAACAACCGTCTGCGCCGCCTGATGGAACTGCGTGCTCCGGACATTATCATCCGGAACGAGAAGCGCATGCTTCAGGAGTCCGTTGACGCCCTGTTCGACAATGGCCGCCGCGGCCGCGTCATCACCGGTGCCAACAAGCGTCCGCTGAAGTCGCTGTCCGACATGCTGAAAGGCAAGCAGGGCCGCTTCCGTCAGAACCTCCTCGGTAAGCGCGTTGACTATTCCGGCCGTTCGGTCATCACGGTGGGTCCGGAACTCAAGCTGCACCAGTGTGGTTTGCCGAAGAAGATGGCGCTTGAGCTGTTCAAGCCGTTCATCTATTCGCGCCTCGACGCCAAGGGCTTCTCTTCAACTGTCAAACAGGCGAAGAAGCTCGTTGAAAAAGAGCGTCCGGAAGTCTGGGATATCCTGGATGAGGTGATCCGCGAACACCCGGTTCTCTTGAACCGTGCGCCGACGCTTCACCGTCTTGGCATTCAGGCGTTCGAACCGACCCTGATCGAAGGCAAGGCAATCCAGCTGCACCCGCTCGTTTGTTCCGCGTTCAACGCTGACTTCGACGGTGACCAGATGGCGGTTCACGTTCCGCTGTCGCTCGAAGCACAGCTGGAAGCGCGGACGCTGATGATGTCCACGAACAACATTCTGCACCCGGCAAACGGTGGCCCGATCATCGTTCCGTCGCAGGATATTGTTCTCGGTCTCTACTATCTGTCGATCATGGCGGAGAAGGAGCCGGGCGAGGGCATGGCTTTCTCCGATATCGGTGAAATCCACCATGCGCTGGCCAACAAGGTCATCACGCTGCACACGAAGATCAAAGGCCGTTTCCGGTCGGTAGATGCTGAAGGCAACCCGATTTCCGATATCTTCGAGACGACGCCGGGCCGGATGCTGATCGCGGAACTTCTGCCGAAGCATCACGAAGTACCGTTCGATGTTGCCAACAAGCTGATGACCAAGAAGGACATCTCCAAGATGATCGACACGGTTTACCGTGCCTGCGGTCAGAAGGAGACGGTTATCTTCTGTGACCGGATCATGCAGCTCGGCTTCAAGAACGCCTGTAACGCCGGCATCTCCTTCGGTATGGACGATATGGTCATCCCGGACACCAAGCAGAAGCTTGTTGGGGAAACCGCGTCGCTCGCAACCGAATACGAGCAGCAGTACAATGACGGTCTGATCACCCAGGGCGAGAAGTACAACAAGGTTGTCGACGCTTGGGCGAAATGTACCGACAAGATCGCTGACGAGATGATGGACCGCATTAAGGCGGTCCAGATCGATGAGGAAACCGGACGCCAGAAGCCGATGAACTCGGTTTACATGATGTCCCACTCCGGTGCGCGTGGTTCGCCCCAGCAGATGAAGCAGCTGGCCGGTATGCGTGGTCTTATGGCCAAGCCGGACGGGTCCATCATCGAGAACCCGATCATCTCGAACTTTAAAGAAGGTCTCTCGGTTCTCGAGTACTTCAACTCCACCCACGGTGCCCGTAAGGGGCTTGCCGATACGGCGTTGAAGACTGCGAACTCCGGTTACTTGACCCGCCGTCTCGTGGACGTTGCTCAGGATTCCATCATCCTTGAACCGGATTGTGGCTCTGAGCGCGGCATCACCGTGGCGCCGATCGTCGACGCGGGTAACGTCATTGCCTCTCTGGGCATGCGTGTTCTCGGCCGGACAACTGCGGAAGACGTGCATAACAATGCCACCGGCGAAATAATTGTTCCGAAGGGACATTTGATCGACGAGAAGGACGTAGATGCGATTGAAGCTGCAAAAGTTCAGCAGATCAAGATCCGTTCAGTCCTGACCTGTGAAACCGAGACCGGTGTATGTGCGACCTGTTATGGCCGTGACCTTGCACGTGGTACTCCGGTGAACATGGGCGAGGCTGTTGGCGTTATCGCCGCACAGTCGATCGGTGAGCCGGGCACCCAGCTAACCATGCGGACGTTCCACATTGGTGGTACGGCGCAGGTTGTCGACAGCTCGTTCATCGAGTCCAACGTCGATGGAACGATCAAGATCCGGAACCGTTCGGTCCAGCGCGATAGTGAAGGCAACCTGATTGCCATGGTCCGCAACATGTCCATCGTTGTCATCGACAGCGACGACAATGAGCGTGCCGTTCACCGGGTTGCTTACGGTTCCAAGCTACATGTTGATGAAGGTGACGCGGTCAAACGCGGTCAGCGGATCGCTGAATGGGATCCGTACACTCGTCCGATGCTTGCCGAAGTTGATGGTGTCGTGGACTTTGAGGACCTGGTTGACGGGGCTTCTGTTCAGGAAACCGCCGACGAGGCAACCGGTATCACCAAACGTGTCGTCATCGACTGGCGCTCTTCGCAGCGTGGCGCGGATCTCAAGCCGGCGGTTGTCATCAAGGACGCCAAAGGTTCCGTTGCCAAAAACCAGCGTGGATCCGATGCCCGCTTGATGCTGTCCGTGGACGCAGTTCTCTCGGTTCAGCCGGGTGCCTCCGTGAAGGCCGGTGACGTGCTCGCACGTATTCCGCTGGAAAGCGCCAAGACCAAAGATATCACTGGTGGTCTGCCGCGCGTTGCGGAACTGTTCGAGGCTCGCCGTCCGAAGGATCATGCGATCATCGCAGAAATCGATGGTACGATCCGCTTCGGCCGCGACTACAAGAACAAGCGCCGTGTCATTATCGATCCGGCAGAGGAGGGCGCCGAGCCCGTCGAATACCTCATCCCGAAAGGCAAGCACTTCCACCTCCAGGAAGGCGATGCCATTGAAAAGGGTGAGTATATCCTCGACGGCAACCCGGCACCGCACGACATTCTGGCTGTTAAGGGCGTTGAGGCACTTGCCGCCTATCTCGTCAACGAAATCCAGGAAGTCTATCGTCTGCAGGGCGTGACCATCAACGACAAGCACATTGAAGTGATTGTTCGTCAGATGCTTCAAAAAATCGAGATCACCGATCCAGGCGAAACGGAGTTCTTCTCCGGCGAACAGATCGACAAGCTCGACTTTGAAGAGGCAAACCGCAAAGCCGTCGATAACGCTCGTGACCCCGCAAAGGGCGTTCCTGTCCTTCTCGGGATCACCAAGGCGTCGCTGCAGACACGCTCTTTCTTCTCTGCCGCCTCCTTCCAGGAGACGACCCGCGTTCTTACCGACGCTGCGGTCAACGGCAAGACCGACCCACTGGTCGGCCTCAAGGAGAACGTCATTGTTGGCCGTCTGATCCCGGCTGGTACCGGCGGGGTCATGAAACGGATCCGCAAGATTGCATCGCATCGCGACGACCTGATTCAGGAAGCGCAGCGGGCTCAGTCTTCGGAAAGTGCCGCAGAAGGCCTTTTGGAAGACATGACCGGCGCTGCAGAATAA
- a CDS encoding methyl-accepting chemotaxis protein: MFSRISVGMRLGMLMGLVVLCLIGILGAAAYQDRDRSYAERRIGLTHLVNAAASTIESYHKRSIAGEFTEEQAQEFAKEAVRGMRYDNGNYLFINLRGDALIMHPARPDLEGMTSQDLIRDFGSSSLPTFYDIVQSQGSGFHDYVWRRPNSDDLAGKTAYVIMYQPWEWVIGTGAYVDDIEAAFQKNLVWLAGIALGFVLLLAIASHFLIQSITKPLARTVQEAEALAAGDTEIQFTDADRKDEIGTVARSIAAFRDRIFEQQRLAREAAETADAQSRRQHLVEGLVSRFRENVSHLLTAVGDRIGTVRTTATELSGLAGASSERAAGASGSADSANGSIETTAAAAQELTFAIREINSQVSKTTEGVQGATEAANKSSQRVTSLSNAAIKIGEVVTLIQAIAEQTNLLALNATIEAARAGEAGKGFAVVAAEVKELATQTAKATEEISNQIADIQGSTNEAVAAIDEITSRVEEVRNFTTAIAASISQQESATESIAQSVVSAVEQTKSARSEMEMVVASARETDDGSLVVLRGADEVAEYAEKLRGEVDTFLDSVAAA; encoded by the coding sequence ATGTTTTCTAGAATATCTGTTGGCATGCGATTGGGTATGCTCATGGGGTTGGTGGTTCTTTGCTTGATCGGGATCCTCGGCGCGGCGGCTTACCAGGATCGTGACCGGTCGTATGCGGAGCGGCGGATTGGCCTGACCCATCTGGTCAATGCGGCGGCGAGCACGATAGAGAGTTATCATAAGCGGAGCATAGCCGGAGAGTTCACAGAAGAGCAGGCGCAGGAATTCGCCAAGGAGGCGGTCCGCGGAATGCGTTATGACAATGGCAATTATCTCTTCATCAACCTGCGCGGCGACGCTCTGATCATGCACCCGGCACGCCCGGATCTGGAGGGTATGACTTCTCAGGATCTCATTCGTGATTTCGGGTCGTCCAGTCTGCCGACTTTCTATGACATTGTGCAGAGCCAGGGCAGTGGATTTCATGATTACGTTTGGCGCCGGCCGAATTCTGACGATCTGGCAGGCAAGACTGCGTATGTGATAATGTACCAGCCTTGGGAGTGGGTGATCGGGACCGGAGCCTACGTGGACGACATTGAAGCGGCATTTCAAAAGAACCTTGTTTGGCTTGCCGGGATCGCTCTTGGGTTCGTTCTGCTGCTCGCAATCGCTTCCCACTTCTTGATCCAGTCAATTACAAAGCCTCTCGCGCGGACGGTTCAGGAAGCCGAAGCGCTTGCAGCCGGGGACACCGAGATCCAGTTCACCGATGCGGACCGCAAGGACGAGATCGGGACAGTGGCCCGGTCGATTGCAGCTTTCCGGGACCGGATATTTGAACAACAGCGACTTGCCCGTGAAGCTGCGGAGACGGCAGATGCCCAAAGCCGCCGCCAGCATCTGGTGGAGGGGCTTGTGTCGCGGTTCCGGGAAAATGTGTCCCATTTGCTCACCGCTGTTGGTGACCGGATCGGAACTGTGAGGACGACGGCGACTGAATTGTCGGGTCTTGCAGGCGCATCTTCAGAGCGGGCGGCCGGAGCCAGCGGATCAGCGGACTCGGCCAACGGCAGTATTGAGACAACAGCTGCCGCGGCGCAGGAGCTCACTTTCGCCATCCGCGAAATCAACTCGCAGGTTTCCAAAACCACGGAGGGCGTACAAGGGGCGACGGAAGCTGCGAACAAATCCAGCCAGCGGGTGACCAGCCTGTCCAATGCCGCGATCAAGATCGGTGAGGTGGTCACGCTTATTCAGGCGATCGCCGAGCAAACCAATCTTTTGGCCTTGAACGCAACCATTGAGGCCGCACGGGCCGGGGAGGCGGGCAAGGGGTTTGCCGTTGTTGCAGCTGAAGTGAAAGAGCTCGCGACACAGACCGCCAAAGCCACTGAAGAAATCAGCAACCAGATTGCCGACATCCAGGGGTCCACCAATGAAGCGGTGGCCGCAATTGACGAGATCACATCTCGTGTCGAGGAAGTCCGCAATTTCACTACGGCGATTGCCGCCTCTATCTCTCAACAGGAGTCAGCAACAGAGTCGATTGCTCAAAGTGTGGTATCGGCAGTTGAGCAGACCAAATCCGCCAGATCCGAAATGGAGATGGTGGTGGCCTCTGCCCGAGAGACCGACGACGGATCGCTTGTCGTTCTGCGCGGCGCTGATGAAGTCGCAGAGTATGCCGAGAAGCTCCGCGGTGAGGTCGACACCTTCCTTGATTCTGTCGCTGCGGCATAA
- the rpsL gene encoding 30S ribosomal protein S12, translating into MPTINQLIRKPRKDPPKRNKVPAMEACPQKRGVCTRVYTTTPKKPNSALRKVAKIRLTNGFEVIGYIPGEGHNLQEHSVVMIRGGRVKDLPGVRYHIIRGVLDTQGVKDRKQRRSKYGAKRPK; encoded by the coding sequence ATGCCGACCATCAACCAGTTGATCCGCAAGCCGCGGAAAGATCCGCCGAAGCGGAACAAAGTGCCGGCCATGGAGGCCTGCCCGCAGAAGCGTGGTGTTTGCACCCGTGTATACACAACCACTCCGAAGAAGCCGAACTCGGCTCTTCGTAAAGTGGCGAAAATCCGTCTGACCAACGGCTTCGAAGTCATCGGTTATATCCCGGGTGAAGGCCACAACCTTCAAGAGCACTCGGTTGTAATGATCCGTGGCGGCCGTGTGAAAGATTTGCCGGGTGTCCGCTACCACATCATCCGTGGTGTTCTGGATACCCAGGGCGTCAAAGATCGTAAGCAGCGTCGTTCGAAGTACGGCGCGAAGCGGCCGAAGTAA
- the rpsG gene encoding 30S ribosomal protein S7, with product MSRRHRAEKREINPDPKFGDMVVTKFMNSIMYDGKKSTAERIVYGAFDVVENKTRENPIEVFHAALENVMPQVEVRSRRVGGATYQVPVEVRTERRQALAIRWLIAAARNRNETTMVDRLSGELLDAANNRGTAVKKREDTHRMADANRAFSHYRW from the coding sequence ATGTCCCGTCGTCACCGCGCCGAAAAACGCGAAATCAACCCGGATCCGAAGTTCGGGGATATGGTCGTCACAAAGTTCATGAATTCCATCATGTACGACGGCAAGAAATCCACTGCAGAACGCATCGTTTATGGTGCATTCGACGTGGTCGAGAACAAGACCCGCGAGAACCCGATCGAAGTGTTCCACGCTGCTCTTGAGAACGTAATGCCGCAAGTGGAAGTTCGTTCCCGCCGCGTTGGTGGTGCGACCTACCAGGTTCCGGTTGAGGTTCGGACCGAACGCCGTCAGGCGCTCGCAATCCGCTGGTTGATCGCAGCTGCGCGCAACCGCAACGAAACCACAATGGTTGATCGTCTGTCCGGCGAATTGCTCGATGCGGCAAACAATCGTGGTACCGCAGTTAAGAAGCGCGAAGACACGCACCGGATGGCTGACGCCAACCGCGCATTCTCGCACTATCGCTGGTAA
- the fusA gene encoding elongation factor G — protein sequence MSRTHKIEDYRNFGIMAHIDAGKTTTTERILYYTGKSHKIGEVHDGAATMDWMEQEQERGITITSAATTAFWNEKRLNIIDTPGHVDFTIEVERSLRVLDGAVALLDANAGVEPQTETVWRQADKYNVPRMIFVNKMDKLGADFDRCCEMIKSRLGATPLVMQLNIGAESEFAGVVDLLKMKALIWQSENLGAAWDEVDIPAELADRAQEMRDALIETAVEVDEEAMEAYLEGEEPSFEKIQQLIRKGTINGDFVPVFCGSAFKNKGVQPLLDAVVDYLPSPVEVPAIKGIDPKTEGEVERKSSDEEPLSILAFKIANDPFVGSLTFCRIYSGVLNKGVSLLNTVKDKKERVGRMMQMHSNSREDIDVAYAGDIVAIAGLKDTTTGDTLCDPLKPVILERMEFPEPVIEIAVEPKTKGDQEKMGLALNRLAAEDPSFRVKTDEESGQTIIAGMGELHLDILVDRMKREFKVEANIGAPQVAYRETITKSADVDYTHKKQSGGSGQFARIKITIEPAEPNEGFVFESKIVGGNVPKEYIPGVSKGIESVMSSGPLAGFPMLDIKATLTDGAYHDVDSSVLAFEIAGRAGFREGIAKAGPKLLEPVMKVEVVTPEDYMGDVIGDLNSRRGQIAGTENRGIVTVITAMVPLANMFGYVNNLRSMSQGRAQYSMVFDHYEQVPQAVAEEVQAKYA from the coding sequence ATGTCGCGCACGCATAAAATCGAGGACTACCGTAACTTCGGCATCATGGCTCACATCGATGCTGGTAAGACGACCACCACCGAGCGGATCCTCTACTACACTGGCAAGAGCCACAAGATCGGCGAAGTTCATGACGGTGCTGCCACCATGGATTGGATGGAGCAGGAGCAGGAGCGTGGCATCACGATCACCTCTGCTGCGACAACCGCTTTCTGGAATGAAAAGCGCCTGAACATCATCGACACCCCGGGCCACGTTGACTTCACCATTGAGGTCGAGCGCTCCCTGCGTGTTCTTGACGGTGCGGTTGCTCTTCTGGACGCAAACGCCGGCGTTGAGCCGCAGACCGAGACTGTCTGGCGTCAGGCCGACAAGTACAACGTCCCGCGGATGATTTTCGTCAACAAGATGGACAAGCTCGGCGCAGACTTCGATCGCTGCTGCGAGATGATCAAGTCCCGTCTTGGTGCAACGCCGCTGGTCATGCAGCTGAACATCGGTGCTGAAAGCGAATTTGCCGGTGTTGTTGATCTGCTGAAGATGAAGGCGCTGATCTGGCAGTCTGAGAACCTCGGTGCTGCCTGGGATGAAGTCGATATTCCGGCTGAACTTGCAGACCGTGCGCAGGAAATGCGTGATGCTCTGATTGAGACAGCTGTCGAAGTCGACGAAGAAGCAATGGAAGCTTATCTGGAAGGCGAAGAGCCGTCTTTCGAGAAGATCCAGCAGCTGATCCGCAAGGGCACAATCAACGGTGACTTTGTTCCGGTATTCTGCGGTTCTGCTTTCAAAAACAAAGGCGTACAGCCGCTTCTTGATGCAGTTGTTGATTACCTGCCGAGCCCTGTCGAGGTTCCGGCTATTAAGGGTATCGATCCGAAGACCGAAGGCGAAGTCGAGCGTAAATCTTCTGATGAAGAGCCGCTCAGCATTCTGGCATTTAAGATCGCTAACGATCCGTTCGTTGGTTCCCTGACGTTCTGCCGTATCTATTCCGGTGTTCTGAACAAGGGTGTGTCCCTGCTGAACACCGTGAAGGATAAGAAAGAGCGCGTCGGCCGCATGATGCAGATGCACTCCAACTCGCGTGAAGACATCGACGTCGCATATGCTGGCGACATTGTTGCGATCGCCGGTCTGAAGGACACCACAACAGGCGACACGCTTTGCGATCCGCTAAAGCCGGTTATCCTGGAGCGGATGGAATTCCCTGAGCCGGTTATCGAGATCGCGGTTGAGCCGAAAACCAAAGGCGACCAGGAGAAGATGGGCCTCGCCCTGAACCGTCTGGCTGCTGAGGATCCGTCTTTCCGGGTGAAGACCGACGAAGAGTCTGGTCAGACCATCATTGCCGGCATGGGCGAATTGCACCTCGACATCCTTGTCGACCGCATGAAGCGCGAATTCAAGGTTGAGGCGAACATTGGTGCGCCGCAGGTTGCATACCGCGAGACCATTACAAAATCTGCAGATGTGGACTACACCCACAAGAAGCAGTCTGGTGGTTCCGGTCAGTTCGCCCGTATCAAGATCACGATCGAACCGGCAGAGCCGAACGAAGGCTTTGTCTTCGAGAGCAAGATTGTCGGCGGTAACGTTCCGAAAGAGTACATTCCGGGCGTTAGCAAGGGTATCGAAAGCGTCATGTCGTCTGGCCCGCTGGCCGGCTTCCCGATGCTCGACATCAAGGCAACACTCACCGATGGTGCCTACCACGATGTTGACTCCTCGGTCCTTGCGTTCGAGATCGCGGGCCGTGCCGGTTTCCGCGAAGGTATTGCCAAGGCTGGACCTAAGCTCCTTGAGCCGGTCATGAAGGTCGAGGTTGTTACCCCTGAAGATTACATGGGTGACGTGATTGGTGACTTGAACTCCCGCCGCGGTCAGATCGCGGGTACGGAGAACCGGGGCATCGTGACTGTCATCACCGCAATGGTGCCGCTGGCCAACATGTTTGGTTATGTGAACAACCTGCGTTCCATGTCTCAAGGCCGCGCTCAATACTCGATGGTGTTCGATCACTACGAGCAGGTGCCGCAGGCTGTCGCCGAAGAGGTTCAGGCGAAATACGCCTGA
- the tuf gene encoding elongation factor Tu, with product MAKEKFERNKPHVNIGTIGHVDHGKTTLTAAITMTLAEAGGATAKAYDEIDGAPEEKARGITISTAHVEYETENRHYAHVDCPGHADYVKNMITGAAQMDGAILVCSAADGPMPQTREHILLARQVGVPALVVFMNKVDQVDDEELLELVEMEIRELLSSYEFPGDDIPIVKGSALAAVENRDAAIGRDAIRELMAAVDDYIPTPERPKDQPFLMPIEDVFSISGRGTVVTGRVERGIVKVGEEVEIVGIKDTTKTTVTGVEMFRKLLDSGEAGDNIGALIRGVAREDVERGQVLCKPGSVNPHTKFKAEAYILTKEEGGRHTPFFTNYRPQFYFRTTDVTGVVHLPEGTEMVMPGDNVSVDVELIVPIAMEDGLRFAIREGGRTVGAGVVASIIE from the coding sequence ATGGCGAAGGAAAAGTTTGAGCGCAACAAGCCGCACGTCAACATTGGCACGATTGGCCACGTTGACCACGGCAAGACGACGCTGACCGCTGCAATCACGATGACGCTGGCTGAAGCTGGCGGTGCGACTGCAAAAGCATATGACGAGATTGACGGCGCGCCTGAAGAAAAGGCACGCGGCATCACCATCTCCACGGCGCACGTTGAGTATGAGACGGAAAACCGTCACTACGCTCACGTTGATTGCCCGGGCCACGCCGACTATGTGAAGAACATGATCACCGGCGCTGCCCAGATGGACGGCGCGATCTTGGTGTGTTCTGCAGCTGACGGCCCGATGCCGCAGACCCGTGAGCACATCCTGCTTGCGCGTCAGGTTGGCGTTCCGGCACTTGTCGTGTTCATGAACAAGGTTGACCAGGTCGACGACGAAGAGCTTCTTGAGCTCGTCGAAATGGAAATCCGTGAACTGCTGTCTTCCTACGAGTTCCCGGGCGACGACATTCCGATCGTCAAGGGCTCTGCTCTGGCAGCTGTCGAGAACCGCGATGCCGCCATTGGTCGTGACGCAATCCGTGAGCTGATGGCAGCTGTTGACGACTACATCCCGACGCCTGAGCGTCCGAAGGATCAGCCGTTCCTGATGCCGATCGAAGACGTGTTCTCGATCTCCGGCCGCGGTACTGTTGTGACTGGCCGTGTTGAGCGCGGGATCGTCAAGGTTGGTGAAGAAGTCGAGATCGTCGGCATCAAGGACACCACCAAGACAACGGTTACCGGCGTTGAAATGTTCCGCAAGCTGCTGGATAGCGGTGAAGCAGGCGACAACATCGGTGCTCTGATCCGTGGTGTTGCCCGTGAAGACGTCGAGCGTGGCCAGGTTCTTTGCAAGCCGGGTTCTGTTAACCCGCACACGAAGTTCAAGGCTGAGGCCTACATCCTGACGAAGGAAGAGGGTGGCCGTCACACGCCGTTCTTCACCAACTATCGTCCGCAGTTCTACTTCCGCACAACGGATGTGACGGGTGTTGTTCATCTGCCGGAAGGTACGGAAATGGTGATGCCGGGTGACAACGTCTCTGTCGACGTTGAGCTGATCGTGCCGATCGCCATGGAAGACGGTCTGCGCTTTGCGATCCGCGAAGGTGGCCGCACCGTCGGCGCCGGCGTCGTAGCCTCAATCATCGAATAA
- the rpsJ gene encoding 30S ribosomal protein S10 translates to MNGQNIRIRLKAFDHRILDASTKEIVNTAKRTGAQVRGPVPLPTRIEKYTVLRGPHIDKKSRDQFEMRTHKRLLDIVDPTPQTVDALMKLDLAAGVDVEIKL, encoded by the coding sequence ATGAACGGTCAGAATATCCGGATCCGCCTGAAGGCTTTTGACCACCGTATTCTCGACGCTTCCACTAAGGAAATCGTCAATACGGCCAAGCGGACCGGTGCACAGGTACGGGGTCCCGTGCCGCTGCCGACGCGGATCGAGAAGTACACCGTGCTTCGTGGCCCGCATATCGATAAGAAAAGCCGCGATCAGTTCGAGATGCGCACACACAAGCGCCTTCTCGACATCGTTGACCCGACACCGCAAACCGTGGACGCGCTGATGAAGCTCGACCTGGCCGCTGGTGTCGACGTCGAAATCAAGCTCTGA